CCAAATATACGACTAACCAGCGCCGGAATAAAAGCATAAAAAGTTGAAATGTAAAACATCCATAACAGCATAGTCTGCACGTTTTATCCCCACTTTTCTATTCTGAACTCCCCAAGCAGGCTTCCTGAGAAAAACTCACTTACTTATATGTTATCACAATGACGTACACATGCCGAGATTTCGCTACTCATATGGTCAGCATTGAGGTCCAATTTAGTGTACAATAAGTAAAAATCTAAAAGGAGTCGTTGTATACATATGCTTCCATTGTACAAAAAATATTGGCGTACCGTTTTTGATATCGGTTTGATCGTATTAACCGTGTATTTAATTATGTTCGTATCCAGCAAACTGTATCAACTAGCCGCACCTGTGTTTCTTTCGTTCGTCGTGTTCTGGTGTATTGAACCTGCTGCCCGTTATTTTCATCGGAAAGGAATGAAGAAGCCTTTTGCCTCCGCACTCTCCGTATTGCTATTTATCATCCTTTTACTTGCTATTTTTTTCGGATTGGGTCTGATTCTGGTTACGCAATTTACGAAAGTCGCGCAAAACCTCCCACAGTATACTCAGATTATCCAAGCGGAATTCACGCGGTATCTTCATCTTTCTCAAGATAAAATCGCTGCTTTACCTCCGGGTGTTACCGAACGTGTGAATGAATATTTTGCGACTGCCACCACCATTGCTACGAAATGGGCACAGCTAGGCTTATCCTTTTTCATACAGTTCCTCAGTTCTTTCACTGTTTTTATGGGCAACTTTGCCATTGCAATCATTTTAGCGTTCTTTTTAAGTATGGAAATTAATCTTTGGAAGGGCATTGCCCGCAGTAAAACACCCAAGACATTAAAAACTGCTTACCTTTTTCTAAAAAATCACGTACTTAAAGCCATCTCCGCATTCCTCAAGGCTCAAGCTTTACTGGTAGGGATTACCTTTGTCCTCGTATTTATAGGTTTACTCATTTTGCAAGTGGATAATGCCCTCTCATTGGCGCTCGTGGCGGCTTTGTTTGATATCCTGCCCTTGTTGGGTGTGCCTGTCATCTTTATTCCGTGGGCAGTGTATCTGTTCATCACAGGCAATACCGGCCTGGCTGTAGGCCTGCTTATTGTCATGGCTGTCACGGTGATCGTCCGCCAGCTGGCAGAGCCTAAAATCACTGGTAATTCCATCGGTGTTTCATCTGCCTATCTGATGCTTTCCTTTGCCATTATATCGTTGTCCATCTTTGGACTAGCTGGATTAATCCTGTCTCCCATTCTGATCATTTTGCTCAAGGAATTGTGGCAGCAAGGCTATCTGCAAAAATGGATTCGGTTTCCGACAGAGGAATTTGACGAGCCTCCGTTTATCGTTAAAATCCAGGAGGAAGATCGTGAAGCTACTCGCGGAACTCAGGAGAATTGAGCTAACAGATCCATGACTTGACCGAACAGTGCTGTAGCTTGATTTGTAGAATGTGTTGAAGCATTTTGCACAAGGACGGCGACCGCATAACGAGGCCGCTCTATCGGACCATAACCTATAAACCACTGGTGATTTATAGGGTGACCGTTCTTTAAAGCTTGGGCCGTACCCGATTTGCCAGCCAGATTCCATGATTTATTACGCAAGGAGGCACCGGTCCCCTGTGTCACAACCTTTTCCATTGCTTCAAGAAGCATGCGAGCCGTCGATGTATGAATCAAGCGGCTGCCCTCGGGTGAAGGTGCTGCATGAGCAGGTAATTCCAGTAAGGTGCTACCGTTTGCGTAGCTGATACGTTTTACAATGCGTGGTGCATGTACTTGACCATCATGCAGCAAGGTGACGATGAGATTGGCAGCTTGGAGTGGCGTCACCAGCACATCGCGCTGACCGATAGCTGTCTGTACACGTACGCCCGGATCAAAAGCGTTCGTATGGGAGCCGAATACGGCTCCCTTTTCTTCATGATCCAGCGGTCTGAATTGAGGTAGCCCTACAAGATTCTGCTCCTGCCAGCCCACAGTTCGGCTCAATCCCAGTGCAGAAGCTGTGGCCTGAATTTGCTCAGGAGTAAGCCGTTCGCC
The Paenibacillus peoriae DNA segment above includes these coding regions:
- a CDS encoding AI-2E family transporter, which gives rise to MLPLYKKYWRTVFDIGLIVLTVYLIMFVSSKLYQLAAPVFLSFVVFWCIEPAARYFHRKGMKKPFASALSVLLFIILLLAIFFGLGLILVTQFTKVAQNLPQYTQIIQAEFTRYLHLSQDKIAALPPGVTERVNEYFATATTIATKWAQLGLSFFIQFLSSFTVFMGNFAIAIILAFFLSMEINLWKGIARSKTPKTLKTAYLFLKNHVLKAISAFLKAQALLVGITFVLVFIGLLILQVDNALSLALVAALFDILPLLGVPVIFIPWAVYLFITGNTGLAVGLLIVMAVTVIVRQLAEPKITGNSIGVSSAYLMLSFAIISLSIFGLAGLILSPILIILLKELWQQGYLQKWIRFPTEEFDEPPFIVKIQEEDREATRGTQEN